In the genome of Bradyrhizobium sp. CIAT3101, one region contains:
- a CDS encoding lyase family protein: MQSTGRIKSTLHPEASAIVFDSDLQRAAKDELSFYADIDRAQAIMLEQVGLIDRVLALKVLTELDKLQAESFQSIAGRPAPRGSYLAYEDHLRSVIGNEASNLHLGRSRNDINATLLKLKLRTPYQELSDELLKLLRLLCSLAREHFETVFPLHTHRQPALPSTFAHHLTAFASVLARDLDALLSVHPILNLSCLGAGAGGGTTLPILPELTARLLGFSSPPLNSIDSVASRDLVLRVLAACAILGSSLSRIAETLLLWVGDLGLATLPDELVGSSSAMPHKRNPFLLEQAQGKAGGILGYFVAAVAAMHSTPFTNCVAVGTEATRNVWPGIDHSIGATRLVRLCLSGLIIAEDTASAMLETSFVNAMETATRLTLGGDLDFRSAHNEVGQLVTTAIENGAPSLLTIVQHDWRLNSETSPPPDVIARTARAGGGPAPDAIVTSLEELESGIERAAAVLRDLGKGWSRAEEELRTAIANVKRPTRQGIDTGEEAQQ, encoded by the coding sequence TTGCAGAGCACAGGCCGCATCAAATCGACTCTTCATCCTGAAGCCAGCGCGATCGTTTTCGACAGTGATCTACAGCGCGCAGCGAAGGACGAGCTATCATTCTACGCCGATATCGATCGCGCCCAGGCCATCATGCTTGAGCAAGTAGGATTGATTGACCGCGTTCTCGCCCTAAAAGTGCTGACCGAGCTCGACAAACTGCAAGCTGAATCCTTTCAGAGCATTGCAGGTCGCCCCGCCCCCCGTGGCTCCTATCTCGCTTATGAGGATCATCTCCGTTCAGTAATTGGCAACGAAGCCAGCAATCTACATCTTGGCCGGAGCCGAAACGATATTAATGCGACCCTGTTGAAACTAAAGCTGAGAACGCCGTATCAAGAACTGTCAGACGAATTACTAAAACTTCTGCGACTGCTGTGCAGTCTGGCTCGCGAGCACTTTGAGACCGTCTTCCCGCTGCACACCCACCGTCAGCCAGCATTGCCATCCACTTTTGCGCACCATCTGACGGCCTTCGCCAGCGTGCTCGCGCGCGATCTAGATGCGCTCCTTAGCGTGCATCCGATTCTCAACCTTTCCTGCCTCGGGGCCGGCGCCGGCGGCGGCACGACCTTGCCCATCCTCCCGGAGTTGACAGCCAGGCTGCTTGGCTTCTCGAGCCCGCCACTTAACTCGATTGACAGCGTGGCCTCTCGGGATTTGGTTCTTCGCGTCCTGGCAGCTTGCGCGATCCTAGGATCATCTCTAAGCCGCATCGCCGAAACTTTGCTGCTGTGGGTGGGCGATCTTGGATTGGCCACTCTACCTGACGAGCTAGTTGGATCTAGCTCCGCGATGCCGCACAAGCGCAACCCTTTCCTTCTTGAGCAAGCCCAAGGAAAAGCAGGCGGGATCCTTGGGTATTTCGTGGCCGCAGTCGCTGCGATGCATAGCACGCCCTTCACGAACTGTGTCGCGGTCGGAACGGAAGCTACGCGCAATGTCTGGCCGGGGATCGACCATTCCATTGGGGCGACGCGCCTCGTCCGCCTGTGTCTCTCGGGCTTGATCATCGCCGAAGACACAGCATCCGCAATGCTCGAAACGTCATTCGTGAATGCCATGGAAACGGCAACTCGCCTCACGCTCGGTGGAGATCTCGATTTTCGTTCCGCCCACAATGAAGTCGGGCAGTTGGTTACCACAGCGATCGAGAATGGCGCGCCGAGCCTCTTGACGATCGTGCAACACGATTGGAGGCTCAACTCAGAGACCTCCCCCCCCCCGGACGTTATCGCGCGAACGGCTCGGGCAGGTGGAGGACCCGCGCCGGATGCCATAGTGACATCGCTGGAGGAGCTGGAGAGCGGGATTGAACGAGCGGCCGCCGTTTTGCGTGATCTCGGCAAAGGCTGGAGCCGCGCTGAAGAAGAGCTTCGGACAGCCATTGCGAATGTCAAGAGACCCACACGACAAGGGATCGATACCGGAGAAGAAGCCCAACAATGA
- a CDS encoding 3-hydroxyacyl-CoA dehydrogenase NAD-binding domain-containing protein — MSENSNEMSESSASPSEARPRAVGLLGGGIVGGGWAARFILNGVDVRLYGPSSGAVERVQKVLAKARRAYARLTQVPLPAEGALTVVDSVADAVRDVELVQESAPERLDLKQQLLRTASRAAAPGTLICSSTSGFPPTLLQKEMEFPERLLVAHPFNPVYLLPLVELCAGQRTVPVSLARAAEIYRAVGMHPLVVRKEVDGFIANRLQEAMWREALWLVHDDVANVQEVDDAVRYSFGLRRAVIGPFRIGGGAIGMRRYMEQWGPMLKFPWTKLTNVPELTEAFLEKLAEQSDAQAATENLTVAELEEKRDDGLVAVLLGLRAQGFGAGETLARWERGLRDRVSPATSS, encoded by the coding sequence ATGTCGGAGAATTCAAACGAAATGTCAGAGAGTTCAGCGTCCCCATCAGAAGCGCGTCCCCGAGCAGTTGGGTTGCTCGGGGGGGGGATCGTTGGCGGCGGCTGGGCCGCGCGATTTATTCTAAATGGGGTGGATGTGCGACTGTATGGTCCATCCTCTGGTGCAGTCGAACGCGTGCAGAAGGTGTTGGCGAAGGCCCGCCGGGCTTACGCGCGACTCACACAGGTCCCGCTCCCAGCGGAGGGGGCGCTGACGGTGGTGGATTCAGTGGCGGACGCGGTTCGCGATGTAGAGCTCGTGCAGGAATCCGCCCCGGAACGACTAGACCTGAAGCAGCAGCTTCTCCGAACCGCCAGCCGGGCGGCGGCGCCTGGAACGCTTATCTGCTCTTCAACTTCCGGTTTTCCTCCAACATTGCTACAGAAGGAGATGGAATTCCCCGAGCGACTGCTCGTTGCCCACCCTTTCAACCCGGTATATTTGTTGCCGCTAGTTGAGTTGTGCGCCGGACAGCGCACGGTGCCGGTCTCTTTGGCGCGAGCCGCGGAAATCTATCGTGCCGTGGGGATGCACCCACTCGTCGTGCGCAAAGAAGTAGATGGGTTTATAGCAAACCGCCTGCAGGAGGCAATGTGGCGTGAGGCACTGTGGCTCGTACACGACGATGTGGCCAACGTCCAGGAGGTCGATGATGCGGTCCGATATTCCTTCGGGCTGCGCCGAGCAGTCATCGGTCCTTTCCGAATCGGCGGCGGTGCGATCGGCATGCGCCGCTATATGGAGCAATGGGGACCCATGCTGAAGTTTCCGTGGACGAAGCTCACCAACGTGCCTGAGCTGACGGAGGCCTTTCTGGAAAAGCTGGCCGAACAGTCGGATGCTCAGGCTGCCACGGAGAATTTGACCGTCGCAGAGCTGGAAGAAAAGCGCGACGACGGTCTCGTGGCGGTGCTGCTGGGGCTCCGAGCTCAGGGCTTCGGCGCGGGTGAGACGTTGGCGCGCTGGGAAAGAGGTCTGCGCGACCGTGTTTCTCCAGCCACTAGTAGCTGA
- a CDS encoding 3-keto-5-aminohexanoate cleavage protein, producing the protein MPLLESKAGERSPYVPVTPEQIADSSIATTRAGAAAVHSHMRDCSTARGSRDLALYREAVKRIRNSDLMINLATGMSSDFIRRGVNFPHRSPVRTSGALEGFVHHLDLYGTAGSRRLATGRVLDVHTPGSVCDGCSRAGAPSPSWSRAVDIGQLTFWRDRLPQVWRV; encoded by the coding sequence GTGCCGTTACTGGAATCGAAAGCGGGGGAGCGTAGTCCCTATGTGCCCGTCACACCAGAGCAGATTGCGGACTCGTCTATTGCAACAACGCGAGCAGGTGCTGCGGCTGTGCACAGCCACATGCGTGATTGTAGTACTGCGCGGGGCTCGCGAGATCTGGCGTTGTATCGGGAGGCGGTAAAACGTATTCGAAACTCGGATCTGATGATTAATCTTGCCACAGGCATGAGCAGCGATTTCATCCGACGTGGAGTGAACTTTCCTCACCGATCGCCCGTTCGAACATCTGGCGCGCTGGAGGGATTTGTGCATCACCTAGATCTGTACGGCACTGCAGGAAGCCGACGCTTAGCGACGGGAAGAGTACTTGATGTTCACACCCCAGGCTCGGTTTGCGATGGTTGCTCGCGTGCAGGAGCCCCGAGTCCGTCCTGGAGTCGAGCTGTTGATATCGGCCAGCTAACATTTTGGCGGGACCGTTTACCACAAGTCTGGAGAGTTTAA